A genomic stretch from Cloacibacterium caeni includes:
- the argH gene encoding argininosuccinate lyase: MSKKLWQKNNLSENQHAALVEKFTIGRDAEFDLQLAKYDVLGNKAHVKMLSTIGLIEESELPKILKELDHIALQIEEGKFIIEEGIEDVHSQIEFQLTKKLGDIGKKIHSARSRNDQVLVDIKLFLKNEILEIKDLVKNLFQTLQKLSNEHQNKLIPGYTHFQIAMPSSFGLWFGAYAEALIDDLEMLLAAYKITNKNPLGSGAGYGSSFPINRTLTTELLEFETLNYNVVYAQMTRGKSEKTLATAIAAISHTLSKLAYDVCLYMNQNFGFITFPDTFTTGSSIMPHKKNPDIFELIRGKCNILQGIPTELTLLTNNLPSGYHRELQLTKEVLFPAINTIKDCLYITEYTLNHIQVKDNILEDEKYQYLFSVENVNDLVLNGVSFRDAYVQVGQSIENQNFEPHKNLNHTHEGSIGNLCNEEIKEEFSKVFEKFK, from the coding sequence ATGAGCAAAAAACTTTGGCAAAAAAATAATTTATCCGAAAATCAGCATGCTGCTTTGGTAGAAAAATTTACCATTGGCAGAGATGCAGAATTTGATTTACAACTCGCAAAATATGATGTTTTGGGCAATAAAGCACACGTTAAAATGCTTTCAACTATTGGTTTGATTGAAGAATCTGAATTGCCAAAAATTTTAAAAGAATTAGATCATATTGCACTTCAAATAGAAGAAGGAAAGTTCATCATCGAAGAAGGAATAGAAGATGTTCACTCTCAGATAGAATTTCAATTGACAAAGAAATTGGGTGATATTGGCAAGAAAATTCACTCGGCACGTTCTAGAAATGATCAAGTTTTGGTGGATATCAAACTTTTCCTCAAAAATGAAATTCTAGAAATTAAAGATTTGGTAAAAAATCTTTTTCAAACTTTACAGAAATTGAGCAATGAACATCAAAATAAACTTATCCCAGGTTATACTCATTTTCAAATTGCGATGCCTTCCTCTTTTGGATTGTGGTTTGGAGCGTATGCAGAAGCTTTGATAGACGATTTAGAAATGCTTTTGGCAGCGTATAAAATCACCAATAAAAATCCTTTAGGTTCGGGCGCTGGTTATGGTTCTTCGTTTCCGATCAATCGTACTTTAACTACAGAATTATTAGAATTTGAAACCTTAAATTACAATGTAGTTTATGCACAAATGACGCGCGGAAAATCTGAAAAAACTTTGGCAACTGCTATTGCTGCTATTTCACATACTTTGAGCAAATTAGCGTATGATGTTTGTTTATATATGAATCAAAATTTCGGATTTATCACCTTTCCAGATACTTTTACTACAGGAAGTAGCATAATGCCACACAAAAAAAATCCAGATATTTTTGAACTCATTCGTGGTAAATGTAATATTTTGCAAGGTATTCCTACGGAATTAACTTTGCTCACCAATAATTTACCTTCTGGTTATCACCGAGAACTGCAACTGACCAAAGAAGTGCTTTTTCCTGCAATTAATACCATCAAAGACTGCCTTTACATCACAGAATATACCTTGAATCACATTCAGGTAAAAGATAATATTTTGGAAGACGAAAAGTATCAATACCTTTTCAGTGTGGAGAATGTAAATGATTTGGTTTTAAATGGAGTTTCATTCCGTGATGCTTATGTGCAGGTTGGTCAAAGTATTGAAAATCAAAATTTTGAACCTCATAAAAATTTAAATCATACGCACGAAGGAAGCATCGGAAATCTTTGCAACGAAGAAATTAAAGAAGAATTCTCAAAAGTTTTTGAGAAATTTAAATAG
- the argB gene encoding acetylglutamate kinase — MQKQELYIIKIGGNVIDHPEKLEAFLKDFSELQKPKILVHGGGKLATKLAEKLEIPQEFFEGRRITNEETRDVAVMVYAGLINKNIVATLQKNGLNSIGFSGADANLIPAHKRSVKTIDFGWVGDVETEKINAIFLEKVIFENICPVFCAITHDGNGNLLNTNADTIASSLAVALSTHFEVNLAYCFEKNGVLENIDDENSVIAKITPETYIQLKEKNSVNDGMIPKIDNAFAAIEKGVKSVFIVKETFLKKLINENDRTSGTEITQ, encoded by the coding sequence ATGCAAAAACAAGAACTTTACATCATCAAAATTGGCGGAAACGTAATAGACCATCCGGAAAAGTTAGAAGCTTTTTTGAAGGATTTCTCGGAATTACAAAAACCGAAAATTCTAGTCCACGGAGGTGGAAAATTAGCCACCAAACTCGCCGAAAAACTAGAAATTCCACAGGAGTTTTTTGAAGGCAGAAGAATCACCAATGAGGAAACTAGAGATGTTGCAGTGATGGTTTATGCAGGTTTAATAAATAAAAATATTGTGGCTACTTTGCAAAAAAATGGTTTGAATTCCATCGGTTTTTCTGGAGCTGATGCCAATCTTATTCCGGCTCACAAAAGATCTGTGAAAACCATAGACTTCGGTTGGGTAGGAGATGTAGAAACAGAAAAAATTAACGCTATTTTTTTAGAAAAAGTAATTTTTGAAAATATTTGTCCGGTTTTTTGTGCCATTACACACGATGGAAACGGTAATTTGCTCAATACCAATGCAGATACCATTGCATCGAGTTTAGCAGTGGCATTATCCACACATTTTGAAGTAAATTTGGCGTATTGTTTTGAAAAAAACGGAGTTTTAGAAAATATTGATGATGAAAATTCTGTCATTGCTAAAATAACGCCAGAAACTTATATTCAACTCAAAGAAAAAAACAGCGTCAATGACGGAATGATTCCGAAAATCGATAATGCTTTTGCAGCAATAGAAAAAGGAGTAAAATCAGTATTTATTGTAAAAGAAACTTTTTTAAAAAAACTCATTAACGAAAACGATAGAACGAGTGGAACAGAAATCACCCAATAA
- a CDS encoding M20 family metallo-hydrolase → MEQKSPNNFLELGDNAVELLKQLISVPSFSKEEDKTADLIEKYLQEKGVKTHRQQNNVWAFNQNFSPEKPTILLNSHHDTVRPNSGYTLDPFTPVVKDGKLYGLGSNDAGGALVSLMATFLYFYNADDLKYNIVYAATAQEENSGLDGVESVLPHFGNLEFAIVGEPTEMQMAIAEKGLMVVDCEASGTSSHAAHPNDDNAIYNAIKDIEWIKNYQFPKKSDALGDVKMTVSVINAGKLHNMVPNTCSFTIDVRTTDQYTNREVLEIIQQNIKSKAVARGFRLNSSSISVEHPIVKAGLELGGTTYGSPTTSDQAVIPFPSLKMGPGLSARSHSSDEFIYVDEIYGGIKIYIQLLSKIVF, encoded by the coding sequence GTGGAACAGAAATCACCCAATAATTTTTTAGAACTTGGCGACAATGCAGTAGAATTGCTCAAACAGCTAATCTCTGTCCCTTCTTTCAGTAAAGAAGAAGATAAAACGGCTGATTTAATCGAGAAATATCTTCAGGAAAAAGGGGTAAAAACTCATCGTCAACAAAACAATGTTTGGGCTTTTAACCAAAATTTTTCTCCCGAAAAACCAACCATTCTGCTCAATTCTCATCATGATACAGTAAGACCCAATTCTGGCTATACTTTAGATCCTTTTACGCCAGTCGTTAAAGACGGTAAATTATATGGTTTGGGTAGTAATGATGCTGGTGGAGCTTTAGTTTCATTGATGGCAACTTTTCTTTATTTTTATAATGCAGATGATTTAAAATACAATATCGTTTATGCAGCAACTGCACAAGAAGAAAACTCTGGTTTAGATGGGGTAGAATCTGTACTTCCACATTTTGGGAATTTAGAATTTGCAATTGTTGGTGAACCTACAGAAATGCAAATGGCAATTGCCGAAAAAGGCTTAATGGTAGTAGATTGTGAAGCTTCGGGAACTTCTTCTCACGCAGCGCATCCTAATGATGATAACGCCATTTACAACGCAATTAAGGATATAGAATGGATTAAAAATTATCAGTTTCCCAAAAAATCTGATGCTTTAGGCGATGTGAAAATGACGGTAAGTGTTATCAATGCGGGGAAATTGCACAACATGGTGCCCAACACTTGCAGTTTTACCATAGATGTAAGGACTACAGACCAATACACCAATCGTGAAGTTTTAGAAATTATTCAACAAAATATAAAAAGTAAAGCTGTTGCAAGAGGTTTCAGGCTCAATTCTTCGTCGATTTCTGTGGAACATCCTATTGTAAAAGCAGGTTTAGAATTGGGCGGAACCACTTATGGTTCGCCAACTACTTCAGATCAAGCGGTAATTCCGTTTCCTTCGTTGAAAATGGGGCCAGGTTTATCGGCACGTTCTCACAGCAGTGACGAGTTTATTTATGTAGATGAAATTTATGGAGGCATAAAAATTTACATTCAATTACTCTCGAAAATAGTTTTTTAG
- the argG gene encoding argininosuccinate synthase, which translates to MKKVVLAFSGGLDTSFCAVYLQQDLGYEVHAVTVNTGGFNEEEVKKLEQKAILLGAKTFTCLDVVKEYYDSCIQYLVFGNVLKNNTYPLSVSAERTIQAKSLAEYALKIGATAIAHGSTGAGNDQVRFDGIFNIVCPQMEIITPIRDLKLSREAEIQYLTEKGFSGDYTKSVYSINQGLWGTSVGGKETLTSHSNLPEEAYPSQLKKQNPEKLTLEFEKGHLIKINDQNFSHPSEAIVKLNEIASEFAIGRDTHVGDTIIGIKGRVGFEAAGAILTLKAHHLLEKHVLSKYQLMIKSQMADWYGTWLHEALFLDPVMRDIEKLMENSQKNVTGKVFVTLFPYRFELNGIESKYDLMTSKFGSYGEMNKSWSGEDVKGFSKIYTNYLSIYHQVNAENND; encoded by the coding sequence ATGAAAAAAGTTGTTTTAGCATTTAGCGGAGGTTTAGATACATCTTTTTGCGCAGTTTATTTGCAGCAAGATTTAGGCTACGAAGTTCATGCAGTTACGGTAAATACAGGTGGTTTTAATGAAGAGGAAGTCAAAAAATTAGAGCAGAAAGCAATTTTGCTAGGTGCTAAAACTTTTACGTGTCTAGATGTGGTGAAAGAATATTATGATTCTTGCATTCAGTATCTGGTTTTCGGAAATGTTCTCAAAAATAATACCTATCCGCTTTCTGTAAGTGCAGAACGTACCATTCAGGCAAAATCTTTAGCAGAATATGCGCTTAAAATTGGTGCAACTGCCATCGCTCACGGAAGTACAGGCGCTGGAAACGACCAAGTTCGTTTCGATGGGATTTTTAATATCGTTTGTCCGCAAATGGAAATCATCACGCCAATTCGTGATTTGAAGCTTTCTCGTGAAGCGGAAATTCAATATTTAACAGAAAAAGGATTTTCGGGAGATTACACCAAATCAGTTTATTCTATTAATCAAGGTCTTTGGGGAACTTCGGTTGGCGGAAAAGAAACGCTTACTTCTCATAGCAATTTGCCAGAAGAAGCTTATCCTTCTCAATTAAAGAAGCAAAATCCTGAAAAATTGACTTTAGAATTTGAAAAAGGACATTTAATTAAAATTAATGACCAAAATTTTTCTCATCCTTCCGAAGCGATTGTTAAATTGAATGAAATTGCTTCAGAATTTGCCATTGGTAGAGATACTCACGTTGGTGATACCATTATTGGAATTAAAGGTAGAGTAGGTTTCGAAGCAGCTGGTGCTATTTTGACTTTGAAAGCGCATCATTTGCTAGAAAAACACGTACTTTCTAAATACCAATTGATGATTAAATCTCAAATGGCAGATTGGTATGGAACTTGGCTTCACGAAGCTCTTTTCTTAGATCCTGTGATGAGAGATATTGAAAAATTAATGGAAAATTCTCAGAAAAATGTTACGGGTAAAGTGTTTGTCACGCTTTTTCCTTATCGCTTTGAACTGAACGGAATTGAATCTAAATATGATTTAATGACTTCTAAATTTGGAAGTTACGGTGAAATGAATAAATCTTGGAGCGGTGAAGACGTGAAAGGTTTTTCTAAAATTTATACCAATTATCTATCGATTTATCATCAAGTAAACGCTGAAAATAATGATTAA
- a CDS encoding aspartate aminotransferase family protein codes for MKLFDVYPLIDVTPAKAEGSYFWDENGTEYLDLYGGHAVISIGHSHPTYVKYITEQLNNIGFYSNYVKIPIQNQVAEQLTKLSGYEDYTLFLCNSGAEANENAIKLASFHTGKKKIIYFSGAFHGRTAAAVACTDNPKIVAPVNQSENFVKLPFNDLEALENEFKTNSDIAGVIVEGIQGVGGVQIPTTAFLHKIQQLCNENNAVFIADEIQSGFGRSGKFFAHQHAGVTPDIISMAKGMGNGFPVAGILISPKFKASYGLLGTTFGGNFLACAATKAVLEVIEEENLLQNAQEIGDYLVSLLQNQKNIKEIRYQGLMIGIDLAFPCNEVRNRLVKEYKMLTGNASTPNTLRVLPALNVKKEDVKKFADALIQILNEY; via the coding sequence ATGAAACTTTTTGATGTATATCCTTTAATAGACGTTACTCCTGCAAAAGCTGAGGGAAGCTATTTTTGGGACGAAAACGGAACAGAATATCTAGATTTATATGGTGGTCACGCAGTGATTTCCATCGGACATTCTCACCCAACTTATGTAAAATACATTACAGAACAACTCAATAATATCGGTTTTTATTCTAATTATGTGAAAATTCCGATTCAAAATCAAGTAGCTGAACAACTGACCAAGTTGTCTGGTTATGAGGATTATACACTTTTCCTTTGCAATTCTGGTGCTGAAGCCAATGAAAATGCCATAAAATTGGCTTCTTTCCACACTGGAAAAAAGAAAATTATTTATTTTTCTGGAGCTTTCCACGGAAGAACTGCGGCTGCTGTAGCTTGTACAGACAATCCGAAAATTGTAGCGCCAGTGAATCAATCTGAAAATTTCGTAAAACTTCCCTTCAATGATTTGGAAGCTTTAGAAAATGAATTCAAAACCAATTCAGATATTGCTGGAGTAATTGTAGAAGGGATTCAAGGAGTTGGCGGTGTTCAGATTCCTACCACAGCATTTTTACACAAAATTCAGCAATTGTGTAATGAAAATAATGCAGTTTTCATCGCAGACGAAATTCAATCTGGTTTCGGAAGAAGCGGTAAATTTTTCGCTCATCAACACGCTGGTGTGACTCCTGATATTATTTCGATGGCAAAAGGAATGGGAAATGGTTTTCCTGTTGCGGGGATTTTAATTTCACCTAAATTCAAAGCTTCCTATGGTTTACTCGGAACTACTTTTGGAGGTAATTTCTTGGCTTGTGCTGCTACCAAAGCGGTTTTAGAGGTGATTGAAGAAGAAAATCTATTACAAAACGCTCAAGAAATCGGCGATTACTTGGTTTCTTTGCTTCAAAATCAAAAAAATATCAAAGAAATTCGTTATCAAGGTTTAATGATTGGGATTGATTTGGCTTTTCCTTGCAATGAAGTAAGAAATAGATTGGTTAAAGAATACAAAATGTTGACAGGTAATGCATCAACACCAAATACTTTGAGGGTTTTACCTGCTTTAAATGTAAAAAAAGAAGATGTGAAAAAATTCGCAGATGCTTTAATCCAAATTTTAAACGAATATTAA
- the argC gene encoding N-acetyl-gamma-glutamyl-phosphate reductase, which translates to MIKAGIIGGTGYTGGELIRLLLNHPNAELSFVTSYSNVGKKVTDLHQDLIGEIDLEFIDNSTDADVLFLALPHKESKIWLENNNVGNAVVIDLGNDFRIGETYQGNSFVYGLPELNSAQLKGAKFIANPGCFATAIQLGIIPILQNQEVSEIYTTGITGATGAGKSLSETTHFSWRQNNISAYKTLTHQHLGEINFQLKELSKVPFSVQFVPWRGDFARGIFVSSTFKTLLSLEELFELYEKFYEGQIFTTISRKEINLKQVVNTNRCLINIEKNGDFAVVHSAIDNLLKGASGQAIHNMNISFGFPENAGLKLKSIAF; encoded by the coding sequence ATGATTAAAGCAGGAATTATTGGTGGAACTGGTTACACTGGTGGCGAACTGATTCGTTTGTTGCTCAATCATCCCAATGCAGAACTTTCGTTTGTGACGAGCTATTCTAATGTAGGTAAAAAAGTAACGGATTTACACCAAGATCTAATCGGAGAAATTGATTTAGAATTTATTGATAATTCTACTGATGCAGATGTTCTTTTTCTGGCTTTACCTCATAAAGAAAGTAAAATTTGGCTCGAAAATAATAACGTTGGAAACGCCGTTGTCATAGATTTAGGAAACGATTTCAGAATTGGAGAAACCTATCAAGGAAATTCTTTCGTTTATGGACTTCCAGAATTGAATTCGGCTCAATTGAAAGGTGCAAAATTCATTGCTAATCCTGGTTGTTTTGCCACTGCAATTCAGTTGGGAATTATCCCGATTCTTCAAAATCAAGAAGTTTCAGAAATTTATACGACAGGAATTACAGGCGCAACTGGTGCAGGAAAATCACTTTCTGAAACTACACATTTCAGTTGGAGACAAAATAACATTTCGGCGTATAAAACTTTAACGCATCAGCATTTAGGCGAGATAAATTTTCAACTAAAAGAGTTGAGCAAAGTTCCATTTTCGGTGCAATTTGTTCCATGGAGAGGAGATTTTGCAAGAGGAATTTTTGTGAGTTCTACGTTTAAAACTTTACTTTCTTTAGAAGAATTATTTGAATTGTATGAAAAATTCTACGAAGGACAAATTTTCACTACGATTTCAAGAAAAGAAATTAATCTGAAACAAGTTGTCAATACCAATAGGTGCTTGATTAATATTGAAAAAAACGGAGATTTTGCAGTGGTACATTCTGCAATTGATAATCTCTTAAAAGGCGCTTCAGGACAAGCTATTCATAACATGAATATATCTTTCGGGTTTCCCGAAAACGCAGGTTTGAAACTCAAATCTATTGCTTTTTAG
- a CDS encoding Rossmann-fold NAD(P)-binding domain-containing protein — MKQFLSINDVENLENLIQDALEYKKNPLKDENLAKGKTLGLIFMNSSLRTRMSTQKAAENLGFKVMTFNAGQDFWAWETEDGAVMNGTTVEHIKDAATVIGQYCDVVAIRCFADLKNKKSDTEEKILTLFQKYLNKPLISMEAATRHPLQSLADTITIKEQWKETKKPKVVLTWGPHIKPIPHAVANSFAEWMNTQDVDFVITHPEGLDLDPAFVGEAQVTNNQEEALKDADFVYIKNWSSFNYYGKVAEGYDDWMLTEEKMKITNNGKPMHCLPVRRNVEVSDEVLDSEQSLIFEQSYNRLFAAQAVLKNIL; from the coding sequence ATGAAACAATTTCTATCTATAAATGACGTAGAAAATCTTGAAAACTTAATTCAAGACGCTCTAGAATACAAAAAAAATCCTTTGAAGGACGAGAATTTAGCTAAAGGGAAAACTTTGGGCTTAATTTTTATGAATTCTAGCCTCAGAACAAGAATGAGTACTCAAAAAGCTGCTGAAAATCTAGGTTTTAAAGTGATGACTTTCAATGCTGGACAAGATTTTTGGGCTTGGGAAACTGAAGATGGAGCTGTAATGAATGGTACTACGGTAGAGCATATTAAAGATGCGGCTACAGTTATCGGACAATATTGTGATGTTGTGGCAATCAGATGTTTTGCAGATTTAAAAAATAAAAAATCAGACACCGAAGAAAAGATTTTAACGCTTTTCCAAAAGTATCTCAATAAACCATTGATTTCTATGGAAGCGGCTACCAGACATCCTTTACAAAGTTTAGCAGATACCATTACTATAAAAGAACAATGGAAAGAAACCAAAAAACCAAAAGTAGTTCTCACTTGGGGACCTCACATTAAGCCCATTCCACACGCGGTTGCCAATTCTTTTGCAGAATGGATGAATACGCAAGATGTAGATTTTGTGATTACGCATCCTGAAGGTTTAGATTTAGACCCAGCATTTGTTGGCGAAGCTCAAGTGACTAATAATCAAGAAGAAGCGTTGAAAGATGCTGATTTTGTGTATATTAAAAATTGGAGTTCATTTAATTATTACGGAAAAGTAGCTGAAGGTTATGATGATTGGATGTTAACTGAAGAAAAAATGAAAATCACGAATAATGGTAAACCAATGCATTGTTTGCCAGTTCGTAGAAATGTAGAAGTAAGTGATGAGGTTTTGGATTCTGAACAGTCATTGATTTTTGAACAATCATACAACAGATTGTTCGCAGCACAAGCAGTTTTGAAAAATATTTTGTAA
- a CDS encoding GNAT family N-acetyltransferase translates to MEFIIRKTTADDFCFADEIVKEMEESAKIRGTGIAKRSPEYIKEKMEKGDAVIAITHNGIWAGFCYIETWTNGNYASNSGLIVSPRYRNIGLASRIKESVFNVTREKYPNAKLFGITTGLAVMKINSRLGYHPVPFSELTQDDQFWDGCQSCVNYSILQGKGRKNCLCTGMLFVPPKEKNKRDLSYYMQNY, encoded by the coding sequence ATGGAATTTATCATTAGAAAAACAACCGCTGATGATTTTTGTTTTGCAGACGAGATTGTAAAAGAAATGGAAGAGTCTGCTAAAATTAGAGGAACTGGTATCGCTAAAAGATCTCCAGAATATATTAAGGAGAAGATGGAAAAAGGCGATGCGGTTATCGCAATCACACACAATGGAATTTGGGCAGGATTCTGCTATATCGAAACATGGACCAATGGTAACTATGCTTCTAATTCGGGATTGATTGTTTCGCCAAGGTATAGAAATATCGGTTTAGCAAGTAGAATTAAAGAATCTGTGTTTAATGTGACCAGAGAAAAATATCCAAACGCTAAATTATTTGGGATTACCACAGGTTTGGCGGTAATGAAAATTAATTCAAGGTTGGGTTATCATCCAGTTCCTTTTTCGGAACTTACTCAAGATGATCAGTTTTGGGATGGTTGCCAAAGTTGTGTCAATTATTCTATTTTACAAGGCAAAGGCAGAAAAAATTGTCTCTGCACAGGAATGTTATTCGTTCCACCCAAGGAAAAAAATAAAAGAGATTTAAGTTACTATATGCAAAATTATTAA